A segment of the Candidatus Eisenbacteria bacterium genome:
CGCCCCGAGCGGCCGACGAGTGATCCTCGGCTCGCAGGTTTTGACGCCGACGTCCGCCCCGGCGCGCGCTAGACCGTGCCGCGCAGCGCGCCGACGTCGACCTTGACGTCGGCGGCGCGCTGCCGGAAAGCGTCGCGGGTCGCCTGCGGGATGATCTTCTTCGCGTTGTTCGAGTCGAGCTTGTGACGGAAGGACTCGAGGCTCTTCGCGCACTTTCTTCAGCTGGTTCTTCGCGACCTTCCCGGTGCCCGCGCCGGCCGCCTTCGCGGCCTGCTGGCGCGCCTTCGTGATCGCGTTGAGGATCCCCTGCTTCAGGCGGCCGAGATCGCCGGCGCTCGTGACGTCGCCGACGAGCGTGTCGATGCGGCACAGGATCGACTCGTAGGTGGGGGCGAGCAGGCAGGCGCCCGGAAGCGTGGTCGTAGTGGTCGAGGTGGAGGCCGCAAGGCCGACCAGGCCGAACTGCAGATGGTCCATCTCGATGCCACCGCTCGAGTTGCTGAGCAGGATGCTCGAGATGCCGTCGGGATCGTAGAGGCCGAAGAAGCGATCTTCGCCGGTCTCGCCGTTGTTCGAGCTGTCGGGAAAGACACCCGGGTCCGACACCGGGCCGGTCGCGCAGATGACGCTCGAGCCGTCCGCTGCGACGGCCTCGAACGACACGGTGCCGCCCGCGCCGCCGTCGGTCCACACGATGCCCGGGGCGGTCGGGAGTCCGCCGAGCGTCCCTGGGTCGAAGCTCCAGCGCACGCCCGCCGAGCCCGGGCTCGAGAACCACGAATGACCCATGAGGCCCGAGCCGTCGATCACGCCGTCGTCCTCGTCGACGGAGTCGATGATCGACTGCGGGAAGCCGATGAGCGACCCCGTCGACGCGGTCGCGCCCCTCGGGTCAGCTCACGCGGCCGCGCCGATGCGGTAGCGGATCGGCAGGCGTTTCGGCCCGCCGACGAACGTCGTCGCCATGTACTCGGGCGTGCCCGCGAGCTCGACGTGCTCGAGGCGCGGCAGCAGCTCCTCCAGGAAGGCCTGCAGCTCCATGCGCGCGAGATGCGCGCCGAGACAGAAGTGGACGCCGATCCCGAACGCGAGGTGCTTGTCCGCGTTGGCGCGCCGGATGTCGAACCGGAAGGGATTCTCGAACATCGTGTCGTCGCGGTTCGCCGACAGATACGACAAGAGGAGCCAGTCGCCGGCCGCGAGGCGCGTGCCGCCGAGCACGTAGTCCTGCTGCGTCTGGCGCATGAAGTGCCGCACCGGGCTCACCCAGCGGATGATCTCGTCGACGGCCCTCGGCAGCAGCGCGCGATCGTTCTGCAAGGCGCGGAGCTGATCGGGATTCTGGATCAGGGCCTCGAGCCCGCCGGCGAGCGAGCTCGACGTCGTGTCGTGTCCCGCCGTGGCGATGATGGCGTAGTAGCCCGCCATCTCCAGCTCGCCGAGCTGCTGCCCGTCGATCGTCGCGTTGGCGATGGTCGACGCCACGTCGCTCTTGGGGTGCGCGCGGCGGTCCTCGGTCATGGCCTGGAAGTAGCGCGCCATGTCGAGCAGCGCGGCGAGCACGACCTGGCCGTGGTCCTCGCCCTGCCCGACGTCGGGGTCCTCGGCGCCGAAGATCTGCTGCGTCAACTGCAGCATGCGGGGCTCGTCGGCCTCGTCGACGCCGAGGATGCTCATGATGACGTGCAGCGGGTAGTAGAGGGCGATGTCGCGCGCGAAGTCGCACTCGCCGCCCATCTCGATCATGCGCTGGATCTGGCGGCGGGCGAGCGGCCGGAGCTGGCTCTCGACGGTCAAGCGGAGGTTCGCCGGCTTGAACCACTCGTTCGTGATCTTGCGGTGCTCGCGGTGCTCGCGCCCGTCCATGTGGATCAGCGTCTTGATGACGGGCATGAGCCGGCGCTGCTCGGCCTGGACGATCGAGCTCAACACCGATTCCTCGGTGTTGTGGAAGAGATCGTGGTGGCGCTCGATCTCGTCGACGTCGGCATGGCGCGTGACGGCGCGGAAGGGGATGAACCCTTCGGCACGCACGAGCGGCAGCGGATTCGTCTTGCGCAGGCGCTCGGCCGCCGCGTGCCACCGCGCCTGATCGGCGTACGCCTTCGGGTCGACGAAGATCAGCTCGTCATTCATGTCCGTGATCCCACCCTACAACGGAATCCCGCCGGGATGCGACCGCGGACGGTGCGCTCAGATCACGCCGGCATACGAGCCGCCGTCGATCTGGAGGTTCTGTCCCGAGACGAACCCGGCCTGCGCGCTGCACAGGTAGACGCACGCCGCCGCGAACTCCTCGGGCGTTCCGAGCCGGTTCGCCGCGATCGACGAGGCGATGTCCGCGTACGCCTCCTCGATCGAGATGCCGCGCGCCGCCGCCTGGAGCCCGGCCATGAAGCGCTGGCGGTCGGTGTCGATGCGCTCGGGCAGGAGGTTGTTGATCGTCACGTTGTCGCGCGCGACCTCGCGCGAGAGACCCTTGCATGCGGCCGTCAGCGCGCTGCGAGCCGCCGTCGAGAGCCCCATCAGCGGATGAGGCGATTTCACCATCGCCGAGGTGATGTTGACGATGCGCCCGAACCGGCGCGCCCGCATGCCCCCGATGACGGCTCGGATCATGAGGACGGGCGCCAGGAGGTTCTGCTCCAGGGCGGCGAGCCACGCCGCACGATCGCAGTCCTCGAAACGACCAGGCGACGGACCCCCGTTGTTGGTGACGAGAATGTCGGCGTCCGGGCACGCCGCCACGAGCCGCTCCCGGCCGTCCTCGGTGCAGAGATCGGCGGCGACGGCGACGACCCGCGCGCCAGTCTCGCGCCGGATCGCTTCGGCGGTCGCGTCGAGCTGCTCCACGTCGCGGCCGTTCACCACGACCGAGACGCCCTCGCGCGCGAGCGCCGTCGCGCAGGCACGACCGAGCCCGCGGCTCGACGCGCAGATGATGGCCTTTCGTCCTTCGAGTCCGACGTTCATCCGAGGATCCTTTCGAGGGTGGGAGCGAGGGCGCCCATGGAGGCGGCATCGCCCCGCGGCGCACGCCACGCGACGTGCTGATCGGGCCGCACGAGCACCGCGCCGTCGTCCTCGATGCCCAGAAGCCGTGTCCAGCGTCCTGCGTCGTCATCCAGGTCGCGGCCGATCCGGATGCAGTCGACGGGAACGCGATGGTGCGCGGCC
Coding sequences within it:
- a CDS encoding cytochrome P450; protein product: MNDELIFVDPKAYADQARWHAAAERLRKTNPLPLVRAEGFIPFRAVTRHADVDEIERHHDLFHNTEESVLSSIVQAEQRRLMPVIKTLIHMDGREHREHRKITNEWFKPANLRLTVESQLRPLARRQIQRMIEMGGECDFARDIALYYPLHVIMSILGVDEADEPRMLQLTQQIFGAEDPDVGQGEDHGQVVLAALLDMARYFQAMTEDRRAHPKSDVASTIANATIDGQQLGELEMAGYYAIIATAGHDTTSSSLAGGLEALIQNPDQLRALQNDRALLPRAVDEIIRWVSPVRHFMRQTQQDYVLGGTRLAAGDWLLLSYLSANRDDTMFENPFRFDIRRANADKHLAFGIGVHFCLGAHLARMELQAFLEELLPRLEHVELAGTPEYMATTFVGGPKRLPIRYRIGAAA
- a CDS encoding SDR family oxidoreductase translates to MNVGLEGRKAIICASSRGLGRACATALAREGVSVVVNGRDVEQLDATAEAIRRETGARVVAVAADLCTEDGRERLVAACPDADILVTNNGGPSPGRFEDCDRAAWLAALEQNLLAPVLMIRAVIGGMRARRFGRIVNITSAMVKSPHPLMGLSTAARSALTAACKGLSREVARDNVTINNLLPERIDTDRQRFMAGLQAAARGISIEEAYADIASSIAANRLGTPEEFAAACVYLCSAQAGFVSGQNLQIDGGSYAGVI